A portion of the Manihot esculenta cultivar AM560-2 chromosome 2, M.esculenta_v8, whole genome shotgun sequence genome contains these proteins:
- the LOC110609851 gene encoding protein IQ-DOMAIN 20, translating to MARIRTSRKWFDMVRRKFFRSSSHTNSIVLDSNACSSPHDGTKTDETASYVELISEISLISNKQLTQEDLAAMKIQAIFRGHLARRAFRALRSLVKVQALVRGAYVRKQTRIALHCMQALVRLQVRIRARQLQLLGKCD from the exons ATGGCAAGAATAAGAACATCTAGAAAATGGTTCGACATGGTCCGAAGAAAATTCTTCAGATCATCATCTCATACAAACTCTATTGTTCTTGATTCCAATGCTTGCTCCAGCCCTCATGATGGCACAAAAACAGATGAAACTGCCAGTTACGTCGAGTTGATTAGTGAAATTTCACTGATTTCAAATAAACAACTCACCCAAGAAGACCTAGCTGCCATGAAGATCCAAGCAATTTTCAGGGGCCATCTT GCTAGACGAGCATTTCGAGCGTTAAGAAGCCTGGTGAAAGTGCAAGCATTAGTTCGAGGGGCGTACGTGAGGAAACAAACTCGTATAGCCCTGCATTGCATGCAGGCACTTGTCCGACTGCAAGTTCGGATTAGAGCAAGGCAACTCCAGCTCCTTGGCAAATGTGATTGA